A stretch of DNA from Penaeus chinensis breed Huanghai No. 1 chromosome 1, ASM1920278v2, whole genome shotgun sequence:
CCAGACAATATGTCGCCTTCTCGCCGTGAGAGACCAGCTCGAGCCATTAGTCGGAGCTTAGGCGCTTTTTGCCACTGCTGTTGCGGGGAACTGGActcggaccacgagggtcggagtccagacatatatatgtatataaatatatatgtgtatatgtgtgtatatttgtttgtgtgtatatatatatatatatatatatatatatatatatatatatatatatatttatttatatacacatatatatatacacatacatatacatacatatatacgtatgtgtgtataatatatatatataatatatatatataaatatatatatatatatatatgtgtgtgtgtgtgtgtgttgtgtgttttgtgtttgtgtgtgtgtgtgtgtgtgtgtgtatgtgtgtgtgtgtgtgtgtgtgtgcgtacatatatgtgtgtatgtatatatatgtatatatgtatatatatctatatatatataatatatatatatatatgatatatatataatatataatatatatatgtatatacatagtatatatatatatatatatatatgtataattagtataaattgtatataatatatatatatatatagtaatatatgttgtatatgtatacataatatatatcatatatatatatttatatataatataaaaatatatatatatatatatatatatattttaatctatatatatatatatacacacatcctcttgcatgtgtgtatgtataaatatgaataaataaatgaatatatataaatatgtatatatattcacatatatatatatatatatatatatatgtatatatacatatatatgtatatatatatatatatgaataaaaaaaaaaaaaaaaaaaaataatatatatatatatatgtgtgtgtgtgtgtgtgtgtgcgtgtgtgtgtgtgtgtgtgtgtgtatgtgtgtgtgtgtgtgtgtgtgtgtgtgtgtgtgtacacacacacacacacacacacatatatatatatatatatatatatatatatatatatatatatatatatatatatatatatatatatagtttatatttatatatatatatatatagtttatatatatattcatatatatatatattcatatatatatatatatatatatgaataaaaacaaaaaaaaatatatatatgtatgaatagatagatatatagatagatagacagatagactgatagatagataggtaggtaggtaggtaggtaggtggatagatagatggatagaaagataggaagatagatagataaataggttgatagatagataaattgatatatatatatatatatatatatatatatatatatatatatatatatatatatatgtatacatatacatgtatatatagtcactcttccctacctccttcatcctcccccttccccctccggtTTCAGTCCTGCGAAATATAACGGCCGTGACAGTCCCAGTCACATGTCCCGCGTCAACGTGACAGCAACAGTCAAAGTCCGAGCCGGCAGTGAATGACGCATGGCAGGCGACGTCAGCGTGCCCATGACACTCTCACTGACCGGATTTTCACAAGACTGATAAGGCCGGATGAACGGGTGTCCGGATGAATAGGGTGTCCGGATGACTGAGGTAATCGAATAACTGAGGGCGGTATCCGGATGACAAGCGTCCGGATAAGTGAGGCGTCCGAACGACCAAACTCCCGACTGACAAGGGATGTCTGGGTATCTGGGTATTTGGATAGCTCGGTATCTGGATGAGAGTGtccagaaaggggaaaggggaaggggggagggagaaagaggaggagtaggagagtaggatgaggaaagaggtagatgggaaagggaggaagaggatagcggaaggggcgagaggaaggagagaaggatggaagtgaAAAGATGCGTTAATATTAACACGCGAATAATTCATAAAGCTGGGAAGGGAAGCGGAATAATTTGATAGAAttattaaaagcaaaaaaaaaaaaaaataataataataaaataaaaataaataaataaataaaataaaataaaatctaatggataaaggaagatgaaatagaaataaataaactccAGAAGTCAATCATAgcaaattaatcaataaaaactAGAGCAATATgaggttaagaaaaaaagaaaaaagtggacaAGCGAGCGAAAGAAGTTCACTAGTGATATCAGGcaggcaaataaacaaataaagaaagcatGTGagcaaaaaaaggaacaagagggaaacaagaaaaaacaaaccagATAGCAAGCCAGCAAAAGACCAGGTCTAAACAAGCAAGCCAGAGACTAGGGGAGGAAACAAACAAGCCAGAAATCAATGAGAAGACCAATCAAACAAGAGTAAGCAGAAAAGCAAGTCAGCAAGAAATCAAGCAAAAGATTAAACTAATAATCCAGTGATCTAAAAAGATTGGCAGCAAGATAcgaagccacagagagagagagcggattagCAGGCGAACAAGCCAGACAGAGACCAAGCCAGACAGAAACCAGAGCTAGCCAGAGAACCGAACGAGCTAGAGACCTGAGCCAAGTAGAGAACCAAGCAAACCAGACGACCGAGCAAGCCAGACGACCGAGCAAGCCAGACGACCGAGCAAGCCGGACGACCGAGCAAGCCAGACGACCGAGCAAGCCAGACGACCGAGCAAGCCGGACGACCGAGCAAGCCAGACGACCGAGCAAGCCGGACGACCGAGCAAGCCGGACGACCGAGCAAGCCGGACGACCGAGCAAGCCGGACGACCGAGCAAGCCGGACGACCGAGCAAGCCGGACGACCGAGCAAGCCAGACGACCGAGCAAACCAGACGACCGAGCAAGCCAGACGACCGAGCAAGCCGGACGACCGAGCAAGCCGGACGACCGAGCAAGCCGGACGACCGAGCAAGCCGGACGACCGAGCAAGCCGGACGACCGAGCAAGCCGGACGACCGAGCAAGCCAGACGACCGAGCAAGCCAGACGACCGAGCAAACCAGACGACGCGAGCAAGCCAGACGACGCCGGCAAGCCGGACGACCGAGCAAGCCGGACGACCGAGCAAGCCGGAACGACCGAGCAAGCCGGACGACCGAGCAAGCCGACGACCGAGCAAGCGGACGACCGAGCAAGCCGGACGACCAGCAAGCCGGACGACCAAGCAAGCCGGACGACCGAGCAAGCCGGACGACCGAGCAAGCCAGACGACCGAGCAAACCAGACGACCGAGCAAGCCAGACGACCGAGCAAGCCAGACGACCGAGCAAGCCAGACGCAAGCCATCAGGCAAAACTGCATGCAAGCCAGTATGAGTCACGCTTCCGATCGGAATTACTACAGCTTGATCGACCGCCTGCAGACCCCGCCAATTAATCCCGTTGTTCAAATCGTGTAAACTTAATCCTGAGCCCCAATCACATCCCGGGGTTGTGGGGCCTGTgtctcgcctccccttcctcccctctttcccctcgtctctcctgcctctttcccctcttctctcctgcctctttcccctctcttccttgcttcctttttttaaaaatgttctttctacctttttctttgttctcttcctcccttctcctcctctcctctctgtggtCCATGtgtctccattcttctctctctttctttcccctcgtctctcctgcctctttcccctctcttccttgcttcctttttttcatttttcatctccctttttctttgttctatttctcccttctcctccttacctctctgtGGTCCATGtgtctccattcttctctctctttctttcccctcgtatctcctgcctctttcccctctcttccttgcttcctttttttcatttttcatctccctttttctttgttctatttctcccttcgccccctttTCGCTTAGGGCCTTGTgtcatccttccctttcctccctttaccccttcgcATCTCTTGCCcgactttcctctttttttctgttttgtctttctcctttctccccttctccctctttcctccttcctccttctcccttttccttcttcctcttgttccttttttcgtctttcgtttaacttttttttttttcatcaccctcattcctttgcttcctttccaatcttccttttttcccgtCTTACATTCTTTGCCCATTACTCATCTCGCCCTgtttcacacaacacacacacacacacacacacacacacacacacacacacacacacagaaacacacacacacaagcagtgactctctctctctctctctctctctctctctctctctctctctctctctctctctctctctctctctctctctctctctcactctttatctctctctcttcccactctcctacccccccccccatccccacccttctcccctgctTCGTTCCTCTGAGTAAACGAGGGTCGGCGATGATAAGCGCTCGTTGCAAGTCGGCCGTAAGAAAGCGACGGATCACATATCGCCTCGGAGGAGCCTCGCGGATaaggaaggagtaggggaagaggagggttcaAGGCTCAAGGCTCACACGTATGCAGGCACCCACGCGCATGGAGATACATCCAGGACACAGGTGCTGGATGtatgtgcagatagatagattgatagagagagagagagagagagagagagagagagagaaagagagagagagagagagagagagagagagagagagagagagagagagaggggggggggggagagagagagagaaaagagggggggggggaggaagagggagatagatagatagatagatagatagatagagagagagagagagagagagagagagagagagagagagagagagagagagagagagagagaaacggatagatagatagatacatagatagagagacaggggggggcgagggagggagaaacagagacaatgaATGGCCGGAGCGTgtggataagaaaaagagagaaaaaaagagagaggagaaaaatcgTAAACATTTCGAAAAACCACTAAAGAAAATACTACCTAAAGCGATGCCTTTCCTCCTTTTGCGTCAGTTCATCTTGTCTTTCAattcctctcgttcttcttctcttatctcatccttcctcttttaCCTCAATCTCATTATATCCCTTTATATTTTACACCAGGATGAcctctttcccatttcctgttgcattttctctcttctttctcctcttctttcttcttctcgcatTTTTGGTCAGTAATGTGATCATCTATCGTCTTGTTAGCATTATTACGTtatggcagtaatgatgataatggcaatggtaacaatagtgaagatgataatgataatgattatcattattgaaaataaaactgttattattattatcattattattattattattattattattattattattattattattattattatcatccttattattatcattattattattattattattgttattattatcattattattgttattgttattattatcattacacatatatatgtgtgtatgtatatatatatattatatatatatatatatatatatatatatatatatatatatatgcatacataaacacacgtgcatGACCTCGATTTTCCATATGCGTCTGCGTGAATGCGAGCCCCTATATATCAGAGCGTATGCATGAGTTGCGAGCATATTCGTGCATATGCATGAGTTCCCCACCTTGCCCATGAATTATAATTTTGGTTGTTAGTTACCGAGATTCTAGagtaatattttcctctttttctttcttgttttcgtttgttgATTTGAAatgattgtatttatatgtttcctATCTTGTTTTGCAGATATCTACTTCCATGAGATACGGTTCTTTGTTCCTGATGTATGTGGAGAGGTGATTTTCTTGTTTATGAATCCTCCCAGTGTCAAATTACTCCTAAATGATCCTCTATTTCATTAACTACATTTGATTATTCTCttgaaatattttaaatattttaaaaatttagttgttctattatctctctctctctctctctctctctctctctctctctctctctctctctctctctctctctcttctctctctctctctctctctctttctctctctctctctttctccctgtctctctctctctttctctctctctctttctctctctctctctctttctctctgtctctctctctctctttctctctctatctctcacttactctttctgCTTAGTACCCATTCTTATCACGTTTGTGTAGAGATAATGTTGACTCTCGGATAAGGTAAGAGGGTAGgtcttggtatgtgtgtgtgcggccaACAGAGTATGAGGGTGCAAGAGTTAAGATGTGTTGGGAGGCGAGTCATGTGAACGCAAATGATGAGGATTCTGTTTGGCtgaaaggggaagtgagaagggagagagataggggaagtgggaggggagagagaaaagggaagtgggagggcgagagagaaaagagaagtgagagggagtgagagatggggagactGAACATGGGTTGAAGGAGGGGTGCTTCTTCGTGCTACTTCGGACGAATATACCTACTTTAGATAAACGCATAGTTCCCATAATTCAGACAAGATAATGTTGACAGACGAGAGATGATATATTTCATTTCCAGATCCTGAAGCATTTTCTTATTGCACCAacttcttgtcctcctcttccaccccctccacctccctgtcCTCCTATTACTCTTGTTCCAcatctcctccttcactttcccctagtacttctcctccaccttctcctcctcacccctccaccttctcttcctcctcaccctcctccctctcctctagaagaaaaagaggaaaagatcaTCAAATTTATCTTCCAATCTACGCCGTTCAGTTGCGTTCCCGTGTATTCCCCTCCGTGCGTTGGGCGTCCAATGACCATTCATGCTCGAGCACATGATCTTCAACCTCTGCCCTTCCCATTTTTGGCGTGCCGTTCTTTTGCGTGCACAAGCCTCTATACGTTCCCGGTGCCATTTCTAGTGCTAGTGCTATTTCATCCTAATGAGAAACCACAGCGACATCACCGCATTCAAAGCAGTAATAACACTTACTAAAACAGCATGCCATAAGTGACGTCGTTAGGGCAAGGAGAGCGGACGTCACGGGGAGGCGACTCCGttgatacacaaatatacaaggaGCATGCGGGTGCTTATGTTACATACACGTTGTGTAACATAATAAGGGAGAAcaaattagagggagagagagagggagagagagaaagagaaagagaaagagagagagagagagggggagagagggagagagagaaagagagagagagagagagagagagagagagagagagagagagagagagagagagagagagagcataagcaCACAGCCAAAGGCAAACCTGGCCACACAGCGTAAACTAAATGCCCCATAGTCTATATCTGGAACGCCCACACGCGCGTCCTCCAAAGGCTATAAACACTGCACGATAAAAGTCCTATGAAGTCGCGCAACCTAATTGGAAATGGAGAAAGCGaagacgtgcccccccccccccccaccctctctctctctctccttcgtcttttcgtCCTTTCCTATCCTATCTATTTctattcctcatctccttctatttccggtatccattttctttcttccttctctactttattttcttcctaaCCCTCTTATCTGTTCTCTCGCTTACCCTCTATTCTCCTTGCTCTATTTTCcgtcctcatctttttcttccaccctcctaaatctttccttccttcctgtatCCACTTCTatcatcctcctctcctgttcccctgcttcactccttctctcctctacccGTGTCCCCTGCCCCTaatctcctacctcttccccataCCTCCAtcgtccttctttccccccctactcctatcttccccctacccctacccccccttccccttcacttacCCCTCCCCgtacccctaacccccaccctctATGCCCctcccattttttctccttttacaaGGCATTTGTTCTGTGTCATTAATATCTCTCAGGTGACAGCG
This window harbors:
- the LOC125036502 gene encoding brain acid soluble protein 1-like, whose protein sequence is MSPSRRERPARAISRSLGAFCHCCCGELDSDHEARYEATERESGLAGEQARQRPSQTETRASQRTERARDLSQVENQANQTTEQARRPSKPDDRASRTTEQARRPSKPDDRASRTTEQARRPSKPDDRASRTTEQAGRPSKPDDRASRTTEQAGRPSKPDDRANQTTEQARRPSKPDDRASRTTEQAGRPSKPDDRASRTTEQAGRPSKPDDRASQTTEQTRRREQARRRRQAGRPSKPDDRASRNDRASRTTEQADDRASGRPSKPDDQQAGRPSKPDDRASRTTEQARRPSKPDDRASQTTEQARRPSKPDASHQAKLHASQYESRFRSELLQLDRPPADPAN